TGAATGGAATATTAGGTTACAATCAAATACCTAAGTTATTCATAATCGTCGAAATTCATGCTGAATGAAGGAATATCCAATAAATGGTATTCGCGATGTTCATTTTCAAACAGATGTATATGTATCACATCTGTATATTTTTTTTTGATAGTTCATTTATTTTACTTTATTTAATAAAAAATAATCCACAAATGAACCATATAAATCTATCATATTATGAAAAGACAAAAATTTATCTCGACAATATTGCTGGGAATTCCTTTACTTTCCTCAGCTCACGTTTTGAAGCTTCGAAGCAAAAAAAATATCGGCAAATCATATAAAAATGGTTTTGTAGTTCGGGAAGATGAGAGTCGTTATCACGGTATACAGACGAAGCCTGAAAATGCCTTTCTGCGTTGTAAGCTGTCTTCGGCAGATACTAACGAGGCATTGTTCATCCAAACTTCCACGCCAAAAGTATTTGAGCGTAAAGGTGGTCCCCCACCACATATCCACACATACGAAGATGAAATAATTTACATTGTGTCAGGCGAATTTATTGTACATATAGATGGGGAGGACTTTTCATTAAAGTCGGGTGATACTGCTTTTATTCCAAGAGGTACTTTACATACCGTTACCAATCCCATTGAAAATAATCCTGGTACTTTGATAACCATATTTCAACCTGCCCCCAAAAAGATTGAGGACTTTTTTGGTTACATCAGTGAAAAGGGAGAAATCCCAAAAGATATAATTCCCAATGGATGGTAAAGATTAACAACCGGTTTTGTAAGTACGAGGCAAATATCAATAAAACGCAAAGAAATTAAATAGGATGAATACAATACCATTCTTTATGCTTCTGACTGCATTCACCGGATATAATGGTTGTAGGGCGAAAGTTCAAACTTCTAATGAGTAAGAGATCATTTACAGAATATAAATAGGCTTTTCAATCAGAATCAGAGGTTCGAAGAACTTGCCATATTTTATATAACTGAAAAATATTATTTATTTA
The window above is part of the Sphingobacterium sp. ML3W genome. Proteins encoded here:
- a CDS encoding cupin domain-containing protein — its product is MKRQKFISTILLGIPLLSSAHVLKLRSKKNIGKSYKNGFVVREDESRYHGIQTKPENAFLRCKLSSADTNEALFIQTSTPKVFERKGGPPPHIHTYEDEIIYIVSGEFIVHIDGEDFSLKSGDTAFIPRGTLHTVTNPIENNPGTLITIFQPAPKKIEDFFGYISEKGEIPKDIIPNGW